The sequence below is a genomic window from Chryseobacterium foetidum.
ACTATCATGTAACGACGACGACGTAAACGGAATGGATCCCATGGTACAGGGGCCTGACCTTATGGTATATGGCCTTACGGACAATAATGAAATCACTTCATTCAATGCCAAAAATACCGGAACTTTCATTTCTAAAACTGCAATAACCGGTATCACAGGCAGCGAAAAACTGATGAGCATCGATTTCAGACCTGCAACCGGTGAACTCTACGCATTATCCAATGCCAGTAAACTGTATGTTATTAATACTGCGAACGCATCGGCACGAGTGGTAAGCACAACAGCTTTTACTCCGGCAATTTCCGGAACAATTGCTTCAATTGATTTCAATCCTACAGTAGACAGAATCCGCTTGGTAACCAGTACCGGACAAAACTTGAGATTACATCCTGAAACGGGAGCAACTGCCGCAACCGACGGAGCTATTGCAACAACATCATCGATTACAGGAATTGCATATACCAACAGCACGTCAGGAGCTTCAACTACTGCTTTATATGATATTGATGTAACTTCAGGAAAATTATTTAAGCAAGACCCACCAAACAACGGTACTTTGGCAGAAGTAGGAAATTTAGGTTTCACTTTTACAGGTCAGGCTGCTTTTGACATCAGCCCAGATAATAAAAATGCACTGATGGCAGTAACAAGCGGCGGACAAAATGCTTTATACAGTGTAGATCTTGCTACAGGAAAAGCTTCGAGCATTGGTGCTTTACCTTCAAAAATAGTTGATATCGCAATCCCCACCAATCCGGTAGCCTACGCTATTAATAATGCCAATGAGTTACAAATCTTTAATCCTAATGATCCTTCACAAGGAATGGTTTCTAAGACTGTTGGAGGTTTACAAACAGGTGAAGGCATTTTAGGAATTGATTTCAGACCGCTTAACGGGCAACTTTATGCTTTAGGAAGCACAAGCAGAATCTACACAATTAATCTTGGTACCGGTGCTGCAACTCAGGTTGGTACAGGTACACTTACAACTCCTTTAGTTGGAACTGAATTCGGATTTGATTTTAATCCTACAGTTGATAAAATAAGAGTTGTGAGCAATACAGGACAAAACTTAAGACTTGATCCTGTTACCGGTGCTGTTACAGCAGCTGATACTGCATTGAATCCGGGAACACCTACAATTAGTTCTGCAGCGTACACCAACAATTTCGCTGGAGCAACCGCTACAGAGCTTTATGTAATTGATCATAATACAGATAAACTTTATCTTCAAAACCCACCAAACATGGGTACTTTAGTTGAAAAAGGTGCTTTAGGAATTAACATTACATCAGCGAACGGTTTCGATATCGGTGCAATGTCTCAGAAAGCTTATCTTTTGGCATCTGTTGGTACTGAAAATAAAATCTATGTTGTAAATCTTACAACGGGAGCTGCTGCATCATCAGTAACATTCCCGAATCCTGTAAAAGGATTTACAGTTGGTTTAGGATTCTAATTCAATTCAAAAATAATTCAAAAAAAATCTCACGGATTAATTTCCGTGAGATTTTTGATTTTTAGACTAAACTTAAATTAAATTGTTGTCAGTCTTAAAGTATTGGTTTTGCCTCCTTCAAAAGATGGTGTAGCATTGATGTTGATTACAAAATCACCAGACTCGATATAACCGTAATTATGCGTCAGCATATTGACCTGAATAATGGTTTCATCTGTCGGTTTGTTCATATCGTAATAATAAGCCCTTACTCCCCAAAGAAGATTCAGCATATTGATTACTCTTCTGTTTCCGCTGTAAACGATGATGTGAGAATTTGGTCTGTGTGCAGAAAGCTGGAAAGCAGTGTAACCGGAGTTCGTTAAAGTTACAATCGCAGAAACATTTGTTGTTTTAGCAATTCTTACTGCAGCAAGACACACACGGTTGGTGATAAATCTCTCGTCGATACAGTTGTAATCTTTTTCAATCGGCTCGTTTTTGTGTTGGTAGAAATGAGTCATTTCAATATTCTTCACAATT
It includes:
- a CDS encoding DUF4394 domain-containing protein; translated protein: MNKLFSLLLSGAMVATVLSCNDDDVNGMDPMVQGPDLMVYGLTDNNEITSFNAKNTGTFISKTAITGITGSEKLMSIDFRPATGELYALSNASKLYVINTANASARVVSTTAFTPAISGTIASIDFNPTVDRIRLVTSTGQNLRLHPETGATAATDGAIATTSSITGIAYTNSTSGASTTALYDIDVTSGKLFKQDPPNNGTLAEVGNLGFTFTGQAAFDISPDNKNALMAVTSGGQNALYSVDLATGKASSIGALPSKIVDIAIPTNPVAYAINNANELQIFNPNDPSQGMVSKTVGGLQTGEGILGIDFRPLNGQLYALGSTSRIYTINLGTGAATQVGTGTLTTPLVGTEFGFDFNPTVDKIRVVSNTGQNLRLDPVTGAVTAADTALNPGTPTISSAAYTNNFAGATATELYVIDHNTDKLYLQNPPNMGTLVEKGALGINITSANGFDIGAMSQKAYLLASVGTENKIYVVNLTTGAAASSVTFPNPVKGFTVGLGF